Below is a genomic region from Halictus rubicundus isolate RS-2024b chromosome 11, iyHalRubi1_principal, whole genome shotgun sequence.
GTTATTTAATTGCTGAAGCGAGATGACATTAAAGCTGGTGAGGTCAGTTTCTTAATTGCAATAAACGTTTCATCGGTAATAGCGAATGCTTTGTGTTCTGTGTATTCTTTacctttttttatatatatgtatatatatgtatgcatatacatatatatacatatacacatatatataaataagGTGTATAAGAAGAGATTAGTACGAGGTGTTTAGTACGAGATGTTtaaggtgtgtgtgtgtgtgtgtgtgtgtgtgtgtgtgtgtgtgtgtccatatgagaaaatagaattttgttgCGATGTTCAAACGGGAATTTTAATAGGTGGTCCTACGGTAACATCGGATCCTACCCCGTCTAACTTCAAACCGGTCAGAATTTCTTCCCATGCATTCATGCATTGCTGATAATGACGTATTTGTCGATCCGCCATAGAGATTAACATATGTTTCAGATCCATCTGTTTCTCCACGTTCCATCTTTGCAAGTCACTGCGCAAATTTTCGTTGGCACATTCTACGCGATCTTGCAGCACTTCCACTTGCTTTGCCAATCGTGGAATCGTCTGTCCGAGTCTCTCCAATTTTTCATCGCGAGATTCTGCTTTCCACAACGATCCACCCCAATTTTGTGTTGCGACTGTGCCACTCGAGAGTCCCATTAACTGTTTAAACAATCGACAGTACAGGTCATTATaatttctattcaattttaatattttacacaCCTACCTGATCTTTTTCAGATCGTTTCTTCGTCAGGTCGTCGATAGTTATTTCGTATTCGATTTGCATCGAATCCCGCCGAGATAGAGCACTCTTGACTGCATCTATATACGAGATGTATTCTCGTTCCTCGTGCGTAACATTTTCGAGCAGTTTTTGGTGAGCTTCGGTATTGCATTCAATAGCTTTTGCAATCGCTAATAGAATAGGGGCAAGTTCTGGTTCAGACGTTGCCCATAATGTGAATATCGGATGCAATTGATGCAATTCCAGCAAATAGTCTGATGCAACATAACAAAAGTATTCGGTATGTTAATCATGTGCATCGATATTGTACGAAAACCAGGTATTTCTTACAATACCTTGTCTCTCCTTATGTATGCGATGATTTATTTTATCTATCATTACTAATTTTTCACTAAGGGCTGTACAATAATCTCGAACTTGTTCAAATTCGAAATGACGTTGTTTCATGGTGTACGTGCTTGCTATATTTTGTAAGGAATCTGTCATTTTGACGAGAACGTTTGCACGATTTTTACGATGCACAAGGAATTCCTAAAACAAGCGAAAAACAAATAATACTCAAAAATCCTGCAAAAGAAATCCTAACGAACGATATACTTACCGCAGGTTTGGTAGTTAAAAAGATGTACAAATTTTTGTCGCaactgagaataggatgattAACCACTCTGTTAAGAAATATATGCAACAGTTTCATACGAGCTATGATAAATTCTTTGGAGTAACGATCTAACTGTGCGAGTAACGTGTGTTTTCCAGGCATCGGCTACAACGGTAAAGTTGATGTATGTTCTTTTACATAAATATCACAATATTACCTTAGAACTTCAAGAAATATACAATCGCTCACCGGAATGATATGCGTAGGATACGAGTCCACCAACTTCTGTCGCAACCAAATGAAATCATTGTATCGTCGTTGAACAACGTATTCGAATCCTCCATCCGCGAATTCTGGTCTCGTGGACTGAAATCAAATATTCCTTAAAAAATATCCATCTGGAAAAGTGAACTAGAAAAAAGGCTTACCTTTGTCGTTATGCGAAAGGTGATGTAAGTTTCTAGTGTTTCAAGGTGCTTTTGAGGATTATCCACTCTGACCTGCAGATCTCTCGAGTCTGTTTGAAAGTCTGATATCTCTTGCTCCGGCAATGTGGAGAAACTGTCGAGGGAAGGAGATGCTATCTGGAAATTGAGTTGCGTTTAAACAACGTTAAGCGTTCGAAGAGTGCTACCCGAACATTGAGCGTTGCTTATCGTCGATCGTTTGACAATCGAAATGACTTGTCAAAGAAAACTTTCAGGTTATACACTGACCACAGAACCTTCTATAGAAGTGCTGCAATTCGAAAGGAAGTCCGTGTCGCGGCTTTCTTGTTTGATAACACCGCCGACTGCCATCGTGCTCACTTCCAAAATCGCGGAATCTTCCGTGGCCCTTTCACCGGAATTTTCCGCATCGTTTTCCGACGAGGACATCATATCTTCGAACTGTCAAGTGTCAAGTAACAGAACCTCGACGATACTGCGTCACAATGCGCAGCATTACGGAAAGCACGAACatgatatacatatacatacgcgCATCGATCATACTTCAGGAAAACAATTCGGAAAAATTCGGTCGCGTTACGTCAATACAAATCAGTTTGCCGACTGATAACGATACGATTAATCAGTTCATATGACGCACAGGTGCAACGAATAATGTTACACACGACTATCATCATAATTTACCCGCCGTTTTTCTATTCGAGGGATACCTATCGCATGCTCTTGTTCCCTTCGCAATTGAATGCCAATTATTCGACTTGCAATTGTTGCGAAGCGTGATCgggaaaattatttacaatttccaCAAGTACAAAGCAAATATTTTTCGCCCGTGGAAACCGTATCTCTGGGATACACTCTACACTATTTTTCCCGCGATTAAGTATTCGAACCGTTTGCTTGCTCCAGTGATGGACTGGCCGAAAAATGACGAATACGGTCCCATTTTATCCAAGAGATATTCCATAATGATGGCGGAGGAATCCTCGCTGCCAGTTATTTATTATCGGTCGCAAAATCCGGTAACGAGTAagtgttattattttttaaaatattaatttcgatctttcgaacttttttaacttttacctgTCCACCTATAATACTATGCGTTTGATCATTTACCGACGAACGTAGATCGGTTTATTCGTTGCTTTCGACGTGTCGAAATGATAAATGATTACACGCAAAATCTAATTCGAATATTTCATGCTCCTAAGCGTTCCGATAATTTTGAATAGCGCGCCGAACGAAAGCGCGGTTCCAAACGAACCAAACGAACGGTTGAATCGATTAGGAAATACATGCTTTCGTATCTCGTATGGTTTAATTCGGTGGAAACAGAGACCTAaccgataaaaaagaaaatgattatatttgCCGAAGTAAAGCAATCGTCATAATGCGGCTTAACGGTGTGTGGTGGGCGCATTAATACGCGATTGCGCATGCACACGAAAAAATGTTCGCGTTTCATAAGAAATTTATAGCATTTCGTACTTTTCGGCGATAAGTAGATTATAAAATATGATATTAAATCTTCGTCTAACTTGGGATACCTGATACCGAACTATTTAATCAAGCGTGTTTAGCTGACCGTCAAAGCAAGAATAGGGAGACGCACGGCGTTACTCAGTGCTGTACACAGAGTTTTCTGTGCCAACTATAAACAGATCCTATTACATTCAATCTTCTCATCTTCGAATGTCACAGTTGAACACTCTTTTCATTCTACcccaaaaatattaaattcgcTTATGCTTAATCATATTTCGATACGATTCGAGTCTAGTCGTAACTACTACCGTTTAATTTTCTGGCTACTTATACGGAATTTATTACACTATGGTTATTTGCGATTACGTACTCGATGTCGATGTATACCCTGAATTTATCGGGAACCAGTGCACCATTAATAGACAAGTACAGTAGGACCCCGTATAACgcgataatataaataataccaGTAGAAACGTTTGCAAATAAGAAACATATGTTATTATATAATTGCACGTATACAAGGTGTCTATAAATTTCTAGCGTTTAAAAATATGTAGGGACATTTTTTTCATTGCTTTTTACGTATACAGATAGAACTTGATAATGTACTGCAATGTTATAACTGGCTATAAGTAAGTACATTGGTTTCGGAAAcgtcaatatacagggtgtcccacataaatgggaataCCTacatatctttcgtatttacagtcttatcagaaaacttcagaggacaaagtgacactattgcagggggcaattgtaatgacgaagaaaaaaatttttgatgtcatgttttttaatgaaatttcaaggtcaccgatgtttttttaaatggaatagtatatttttttacgatagcatgatagacaataaaaaactgaatttagtggattccACCttcttgaccttgaaatgaccttgagcaagaataatcatgttgaagcggatgaaatgtggaagtttaaaacttacgtgtttcagcaaagattgcgcgttgtttacgtcgggttcacctttacatatcataataaatgttcgaaatagttCTGATAGTAAACAGCGTAAGACCGTTAACGTATGGTGCGGAATTTTATGCAGTAAAATAGTAGGCCCGTACTTTATACAAGGAATTCTTACTGGTATAAAGTATGCTGCATTTTTACGCCAGGATTTGTCGGGCCTTTTAGAAGAAATTACGTTATTCGATCGGGAGCGCATGTGGTTTCAACATGATGGTTGTCCAGCGCATTATTCTAAAGTTGCTAGAACGGTGCTAAATACGAAATATCCTGGACGATGGATAGGGCGACGAGGACCAATTCCATGGCCAGTCCTTTCTCAGGATCTGACATCATTGGACTTTAATCTATGGGGCAAGATAAAATGTATTGTGTACAAAGATAAACCCACAACGCCAGAGGAGATGCGGCAAAGGATTACTGCAGCATGTGCATCAATTACGTCTCAGGAAATCGACAATGCCTACagatcatttattaaaagattgcaacattgcataaatgaggatggtcaacatttcgaacatttattatgatatgtaaaggtgaacccgacgtaaacaacgcgcaatctttgctgaaacacgtaagttttaaacttccacatttcatccgcttcaacatgattattcttgctcaaggtcatttcaaggtcaagaaGGTggaatccactaaattcagttttttattgtctatcatgctatcgtaaaaaaatatactattccatttaaaaaaacatcggtgaccttgaaatttcattaaaaaacatgacatcaaaaatttttttcttcgtcattacaattgccccctgcaatagtgtcactttgtcctctgaagttttctgataagactgtaaatacgaaagatatgtAGGtattcccatttatgtgggacaccctgtataggtaTTATAGATTTTTGCAGTCGCATCACTGTGAACATTTCTGTTTCTTTCTACGAGAGAaatgatatttaaaaaagaaaagctgAAATATCAGTAGGAGCGTTTCGTAGAGCGGCGTGTATAAGAATCTCGAAGCTGAATAAAGTTGAATATCTCCCGCGTTCTAGGGGGTCCCACTGTGCACTGTAACGGTGTACTTGGTACGGTACTGGTCGTGACGCGGGCAGTGATGCCGTAGTCAAGGCGACCGCAGCAGCAGACAACCAACACTCCGACCAGCCGTCGACAACAAAATATACAGGTTCGTCGGAGTGTACTGCTCCCGTTTTTCGGTTGCACGGTGGCTTGGCTGTCCGCGTGGTTTCCTGGGTGacacaggcacaggcacaggcacaaGCACCGGCACCGACGCCGGTACAGGCTCGGCTGTTCCTTCAACGGGAAAAGCCCGACCGGGATACAAGGGGGGAAACGTTCGGCCGCGCAAGTGCGCCCGGGCGTCGTGTTCAGAGTACACGCCATTCATGAATACAGGTGAGTAGAAACAGACTTATGGGAATCGCGCTCCGTTGCGATCGCGATTATCATTTTCCTCCGACAACATTTTCCTTAGATAATTCTCTTGCATGCACAACTTCGAGGAAATATCGTACGCGAACTAGAACCTCGATGTTACAGCACGTCCTCGACGTCCCGATATTTTGTCGTTTACACATATTCGTTCACTGACAATAGTTGTAGGTTTAATATCGTTTACCGATTATTCATTACTcacttttatttttacattagGTGAATCCTGTCATTGTCAACTATTTAAGGTCCTTGTTCTATATTTTCCCTGCCTCCAGTATTCTGCATCTCTGTACGTATTGTCGGTTCTCTAATTTATCCTGTATAATTTAATATCAATCTTCTAGATATTTGTGCATTCGTATAGAACATTTCATCTCCAAGGGAACATTGTATCTATAGAGCTTTGTTCCCCTAGAAATCCCATGCTGTTTTCCATTTCAGTGGATCTTCTGAGTATCTCTGTATCAGAAAATAATCAATTCTTTTTTACACTTCTTCCCACCATTGCGGATTTCTTCATTTCGTACTCCCCTGCTGCATCATGCTTTAGCGATTTTATTATGACCCCTTAGCCATGGGGTATCTAATATTTGGAAGCCTTTTCAGCTTTTAATTAAATCCAGCTTATCAATTATATCAATGAGTTTCTTCAGCCATGAAAATGGAGACACCCCAGAGCAGAGCATTCGACTATTAATAAAATCTTCTGTCTATTTTTGCAAGTATATCATGCCATCGTACACAAAGTGTTAGTCTTATAATATATTGAAGACAAAAAATATATCAAAGAACAGAGCATATACAATGTAGTATAATAGATAAGGTGTGTAGAACAGTCCCAAGCATCGGCCAAGCGTAACAGAGCCAggtgctctctctctcacacacaaaCATACACATGTACACAGTGTGTTTGCCGGTATAATTATCCTGTGTAAAATAACACAATGCTTTACATTGAGATTCATGCAAAATACTCTTCTTCCTTTTATtatatatgtaacaaaaaaGAATAGTTTACATTatgagaaacaaaatttgaaatgaaCCAATCTTTTTGACAGTATATACTACTAATAACGcactaaataattattatactgGGACTTAATTCTTCTGAAGGACCAAGGTTTGTGCTAATTAGAAAATGTATTGCTGTCAAGGGGGTAGGGGCTTGATGTTCTCTAATTGCACCTATAATCTGACCTTTTCTACAGATAGGTACTTTGAACCCCTCTAAAATAAGAGTCCCCATACATCCAGTCGCGCGTGCACCGCGTTTTAGCGATCCACCCCTCTCCCTTTCGTATTCTTCCCTTTGAAATACATTGTTTGGTACCTGCCACCCTAACAGGTACAGGATGCCCCAACACACGTTTCGATATATTACATGTTCCCGGCTACAATGCCGTGTTTCATTTCTATTGGAAGCTCTCTTCGGGGCTTCTCTTTGATCTCTAGATTATCGAATGCTGCCCACCTGCAATAAATTACGtggccgattttttttttatgtaggtTAGGGTGCTCATTAAACACTATCGCGCGGTGCATCTATTCAACGTCCAGTTCGGGCGTCGTCGATTATCGGTCTTATTTACTCTATAatacatgtacatatgtattatTTAACCACTCGATCGTAGCGATAATAGTAATAAAGTTTACAACATATTTATTATCgtttttttcattcttttattCCCTGGTTACAGTATGTATAACATGGATGTACATTTACAGATTATAGTACCTCCACAGAAaacacaaatcaattttataccTAATAGAACAAAGCCCTTGTATTGGTCAagttttttttaacattttattattttatttttataaatgaccATTTCATTTTTGTATCTTCGCAATTAATTGTACACTTTGATAATGGTATCTTATAATGTATAAAGTGATTAAAGGTATAAGAGGACATTAGAGCAGCGGTTCGTGTATCAAGCCTGTCGGAAGACATTATTGATATTTACTACATACGTATGGGTTATACGTCTACGTTACAGACCCATCCCTCCAGAAACGGACAGGTAACAGTGGTAGTGAGATCTTGGGAGCAGAGAGAGGTGAAGGAGTGATTGCCATGACTACGACAGGAGCCCAGTATGCCCTCGCAGCATCCACCAGAGCTAATAATAGTGGGGGTAACTCTGCGACAGTGGGGGTAGAACCTAAGCCAAGCGTCGTGGTCGTGACTACTTCCAGTTCCAGTGGCAGTGGTAGCGCGGCACAGAGTCAATCAACAAGGGGTCAGCAACTTATCACTGTCGTTACTAGTCCAGATCCTTCCAGTCCGAACAATCTGCAACCTATTCAGGTTTGTTGCATTCCATTCTAATAAATTACAGTGTTATCAATAATACCTTGCGCATACTTGTGTCATAACTacggaaaaaattaattttctttactaATTAGAGAATGCTAGAACTTGTGTTTCTGTGATTATACCTTTATATTGTTATACAGAACATTACTGTTGATTCTAAGGACATGCCtactataaataataatttagttaTTGGTTCAGGATCCGCTTGAAACAGCTGCAGATTCTTCCAACGGCTCAACAGGTACCCCAGCACATGTTACAGCGCAAGTTGTAGTGAACACTACTCATTCGGGTCAACACGCTCTCGTCGATTCGGACGCTGCATCTACATCAGCTGGTACAATTGTCAGCGGCTCTCCACATTTTATTACCGTCACAGGTGAGTTCTTGATGAAACAATTCTATTAGATTCTCGTTTCATCCGTGTTGGATGTCAAATTATTCGTACAAATATCTACCGAATTCAAGAGTCTTGCAAAGATCACTATAAATACATTTGTGGAAAATATTGCGATTATAAGTCATTGAAAGACTTCCTCTAAGTCGTTTATATTAAGGGTGAGTATCAGAATCAGTTTGAAAAATTATAGTGTTTGAGTAGAGATTTGGCCCTTTCCATGCTGCTGAAAAACATGCACCTCTGTTCTTCTACTCTGACTACACTAGGCACCGGTGATTCACCATCCTACGCATCCCTCACAACGGCAGTAGGTGAGGGCAGAATATAATCAGCATGTACTATCCGTTTCTAATAATTCAGCATATCTATATAGAACTATAATTTTTTTTGGTGAACACTTGATTTTGCATGGatcaatatattatttacacATGTACAATCATATGAATACGATTCGATACCGTAAGGTAGATTAAATATAAACACACGAATACCAGACTTCCTGTTAAAGTCGGAAGAGTCTTGTTTTATTAACTCTTCCAATAAGGTGTAGTCTTGTGCTCGAGTATTGTGTGCATTTTGCCAGGCTTCACATTCAGATCTGAGGATTATTTGTTACAAGTATATTAAAGCATGTTGTATCTGTTTCAGTATCGGGCGAGCCAGAGGCAGTGGGGTCCGAGTCAGTGTCTCATCCCACCTATGTTCAATATGTTGAGGGGGATGGTTCTACGTATATACCGACGAATGGTCAGATGTAAGTATAGAAGCGTTTTATGTATTCGATATCGTTTTGACCTTTCTTTAAGTTGTGAACTTTTGCAGGACATATCCTGTATATGCTGTTGGGGAAGCAGGAGCAATGTACACTCCTGCTTCGAGCCAATACTATACACCAGCATCCACGCCTGTGACCTACGCACAGGTAAAGTATCAAGCAAATATTTTGGGTAGTGTTCGTAGATTTGTCGTTATCAATAATATTGTACAAATTTAGGTGACTGGGCAGGGTTCGAATTCGACGACTGGACAGTTATTATCTCAGGGCAATGGCACGTATTTGATCCAACAAAGCGTCGTGGATGGCGATCCAACCGCGCACGCGTTAATATCTGCAGCTGCTGCACGTGCCAGTCCACAGACGGAAAATGCGGTAAGATGCCAATGCATGGATCTTCTTAGATTTTTCACTCTCGATTGCTTTCGTTCGATTGACTTTTTTTGCGAGTAAACGTTTCGAGATCGCAGGCATGGGAGCCCTGCATGATCATAAAGGGACGGAAAGGGCGGAGTATTCGTTTGATACTAAATTTCTCCAACCGAGACACGAATGATAATCTCTAAAGTAATTCCTGGTAGAAAACTATATTGTATTTTTGGCCGGATGAACATTTCTAACGAGAAGAACACAGAGTGCATCTAATTGGGGTTTAATGAGCTATTGGTGTCTTGGGTTGTTCGATAGGAAACTGTGGTTAGCGGGGGTGGAGGGGCATACTTGATCAGCGGTAATTCAGGAGGTACTACAGTCACCGTGGAAGATGCTGCGGCTGCGGCAGCAAACATGACGCATGCTACTAGAGTTTCTCAAGCAACAGTAAGCTAATACATGATCATCCCTATTTACAGGCTTTATCAACTACTAATTCGTTGCAGCATGCTTGTTAGCAGTATCTATCGTCAACGATCAGAATTAAAAAGATTACTCTGAACGATTTCTTTTTTCAACTCACCATGGATTGTATGGCTTAATTCTGATTGTTAACGTGCACTTTCCTTAGGGATTTCGTTCACTCTTAAAATAACAGAGCATATCTTTCCTAATATGATCGAGTAAATAACAGTAATTATGAATGTTTGTAGTTTGTAGCGTTGCATCGAATACTCTTTTTGTATTGTAGTATACCATATTACAgatagggaaaaagttattctattACTATTCAGAAATCATATCGATTTTCGTCTAATTAGGTTCACTGGTTGCttgaaaattatgaaacagCGGATGGTGTCTCCCTTCCAAGATCTACGCTTTACAATCACTACCTACGCCATTGTTCTGAAAATAAGTTGGACCCTGTGAACGCGGCAAGCTTTGGAAAATTAATTCGTTCGGTTTTTTTGGGCTTGAGAACTAGACGATTAGGCACCAGGTAAAAAGTTGTCCCATTTAAATATTGACATTTTCAAATGTCTTTTCAAAATTGAATTCTTTTGTAGAGGAAATTCAAAGTACCATTACTATGGGATTCGAGTGAAGCCTAACTCTCCTTTGGTAATGTTGAACGAGGATGGAACACCTCGCCAACAGCAAAGCGCAAACTCTCAAACGAAACGATTCAAATTTGTGAATCAAAAGCAGGAGACAACGTATGAGAATAACACTCATTCGAACACGAACATTTCTTCGAACACTTCACCGCCGCAGTTCCATCAATACCTTGGCGAAGCGAGTGGCGCGATCCCAGAGTTTCCGGAAATAATAGTCACTCATGGGTCCTCTCTTCCCGAGGACTGTAATTTAGAAGACATCGACACGTTTCGAAGTATATACAGGGAACATTGCGAGGCATTCCTGGATGCCGTTCTCAATTTTGAGTTTGCCACCGTGGAGAGTCTTTGGAGAGAATTTTGGCGTAGTCAAGACAATAATAATGGGGACGAGTGCGAGGAAGAGAAATATTTGTCAAAGTGAGACCATTCAAACATAATATTGTGTACGTACAATTTATTCAGAAGGAACGTTAGTCTAATAAAATCTATTGTCTATACAGAACCAAACTGTATGAGATATGCAAGTGTTCGGAAGTTCAAGATTTCATTCAAAAAGTTGACTACACATTTTATCAGAACTTGGTCGAAGTATTAATGCCTAACGTATTGCGACCTATACCGAGTAAGTTACGTCGATCTTTTGTACCGGGACTCTAATATGTTGTTATAACAATGAATATTTCTCAGGCTCACTGACACAATCCATCCGAAACTTTGCAAAGGGTTTAGAGTCATGGTTAACATCGGCAATGACTGACTGTCCGGAAGAAATGACTCGGATAAAGGTACTAATTACATCACAGGGATAGGACAGACCTCTTGCACAGTTTTTATTAACATAAACGTATTTAATTTCAGTTGACAGCTGTTTCTGCATTTGCTCAGACACTAAGGCGTTACACATCTCTGAACCACCTTGCTCAAGCAGCGCGCGCAGTGCTTCAAAATTCGAGTCAAATCAATCAAATGCTGGCGGATTTGAATCGTGTTGATTTTCATAATGTACAAGAACAGGTATTTATAAGTTTAACTAAACGAATACGAGCGTGTTTCTGTGTGTATATTGTACGTGTACACAGAATGTACGAGCAAGTCGTGTTTTCAGGCTTCTTGGGTTTGTCAATGCGATTATCGGATGGTCCAACAATTAGAAGCGGATTTCAAAGTGACGCTACAGCAACAAAACTCATTGGAAGACTGGGCGATTTGGTTGAAGAGCGTCGTCACACAGGTTCTCAAACCGTTCGAGGAGAAACCTACGTTTGCGAAAGCTGCACGTCAATTTTTGCTCAAATGGTCCTTCTACAGGTTCGTTACTAAATCTATACTACCTTGGCTATTACTTGACAatgacattattattattattatttattgtaatcCTTGCCTTTCGGTGTAGGATAACTTTCAGTTACGTCTATCTACATTACAGTATCTTACAGATAATTTAACCTATTATTCTTTGAATTAACAAGGATATTAATTGCTACTTATTCAACAGTTCCATGGTGATTCGTGATCTCACTTTAAGAAGCGCAGCTAGCTTTGGGTCTTTTCACTTAATTCGGTTACTGTACGACGAGTACATGTTTTACTTAATCGAACATCAAGTGGCAATCGCTACGGGGACAACTCCGATAGCTGTAATGGGGGATGTACGTATTCCTGTTTGAATCCGTTCAAATGATAAATCtctatattttgtttttcacGATTATGTCTCCTTTTAGAAAAGTCAAAATTGTTCTTTGGTCAGTGCATTTG
It encodes:
- the LOC143359299 gene encoding uncharacterized protein LOC143359299 yields the protein MICRHLGPYFIQGILTGIKYAAFLRQDLSGLLEEITLFDRERMWFQHDGCPAHYSKVARTVLNTKYPGRWIGRRGPIPWPVLSQDLTSLDFNLWGKIKCIVYKDKPTTPEEMRQRITAACASITSQEIDNAYRSFIKRLQHCINEDGQHFEHLL
- the LOC143359285 gene encoding sorting nexin-7, with the translated sequence MMSSSENDAENSGERATEDSAILEVSTMAVGGVIKQESRDTDFLSNCSTSIEGSVIASPSLDSFSTLPEQEISDFQTDSRDLQVRVDNPQKHLETLETYITFRITTKSTRPEFADGGFEYVVQRRYNDFIWLRQKLVDSYPTHIIPPMPGKHTLLAQLDRYSKEFIIARMKLLHIFLNRVVNHPILSCDKNLYIFLTTKPAEFLVHRKNRANVLVKMTDSLQNIASTYTMKQRHFEFEQVRDYCTALSEKLVMIDKINHRIHKERQDYLLELHQLHPIFTLWATSEPELAPILLAIAKAIECNTEAHQKLLENVTHEEREYISYIDAVKSALSRRDSMQIEYEITIDDLTKKRSEKDQLMGLSSGTVATQNWGGSLWKAESRDEKLERLGQTIPRLAKQVEVLQDRVECANENLRSDLQRWNVEKQMDLKHMLISMADRQIRHYQQCMNAWEEILTGLKLDGVGSDVTVGPPIKIPV